One window of the Chlamydiota bacterium genome contains the following:
- a CDS encoding OmpH family outer membrane protein encodes MRAAVAGRWIGASAAAALLCGCGRGAEPVAVIDMEAVLKGYRKAQAVHATLDKEKRDLEKKGQGMLDEIDALVKEPGILDEEARRERETLIREKSAAVELFRRTATRTLMDKTGEEYATLMGELRAAAGAFARRRGIRVIVDSSAVAYAGEGMDMTREVVEELNRRLDKKGGER; translated from the coding sequence ATGAGGGCGGCGGTCGCGGGACGATGGATCGGAGCCTCGGCCGCCGCCGCGCTTCTCTGCGGGTGCGGGCGGGGCGCGGAACCGGTCGCGGTGATCGACATGGAGGCGGTCCTCAAAGGGTACAGGAAGGCGCAGGCGGTCCACGCGACGCTCGACAAGGAGAAGCGCGACCTCGAGAAGAAGGGTCAGGGGATGCTCGACGAGATCGACGCGCTGGTCAAGGAGCCCGGGATACTGGACGAGGAGGCCCGCCGCGAACGCGAAACCCTCATCCGGGAGAAGAGTGCGGCGGTCGAGTTGTTCCGCCGCACCGCGACCCGCACGCTGATGGACAAGACCGGGGAGGAGTACGCAACGCTGATGGGCGAGCTGCGGGCCGCCGCCGGGGCGTTCGCGCGCAGGCGCGGCATCCGCGTCATCGTGGATTCCTCGGCGGTCGCCTACGCCGGCGAGGGGATGGACATGACGAGGGAGGTCGTGGAGGAGCTCAACAGGCGCCTCGACAAGAAGGGCGGGGAGAGGTAG